Proteins from one Planctomyces sp. SH-PL62 genomic window:
- a CDS encoding anti-sigma factor family protein, whose translation MSDELESLLSAYLDDELDPDEKRAAAASLASNPEKAKEFRSLVRVHELINGLSRPPGRDLAPEVLQRLAASSPPTWRSGPSARLRRFSPAYRAGLAAAVVLISFLGMRTAIQPPAPQAPRHPGAAAPSLHTAEDSSRPSASDPVGPPAILAATTPNGPEADLPGPPVLTAPAVDRPRLIATDLLARSGPHRIFLVSGGDGRPARAEVASMLGLSSHRDFYRFELPREGAADLSSADSVVYAAELDRDELTTLRNRLASAFPGRLDEGEASTSLMTELADLGRTTTLRAEPAAEVHFPQTKMALRTPTDPQSTGSGTVAPGSDPIRPEDGVAASDPVGPPALPRIRTEAPSSVILIWILDPSGE comes from the coding sequence ATGAGCGACGAACTGGAATCCCTGCTGTCGGCCTATCTCGACGACGAACTCGACCCGGACGAGAAGCGGGCGGCGGCGGCGTCGCTGGCGTCGAATCCCGAGAAGGCGAAAGAATTTCGCTCGCTCGTCAGGGTCCATGAGCTGATCAACGGCCTCTCCCGCCCCCCCGGTCGCGACCTCGCGCCGGAGGTCCTGCAAAGGCTGGCCGCCTCCTCGCCCCCGACGTGGCGAAGCGGTCCCTCGGCCCGTCTCCGCAGGTTCTCCCCGGCCTATCGGGCGGGCCTGGCCGCCGCCGTGGTCCTGATTTCTTTCCTGGGGATGCGGACCGCGATCCAGCCCCCGGCCCCGCAGGCTCCGCGTCACCCGGGTGCGGCCGCACCTTCGCTTCACACGGCCGAGGATTCCTCCCGCCCGTCCGCTTCGGATCCGGTCGGCCCCCCCGCGATCCTCGCCGCGACGACTCCGAACGGCCCGGAAGCCGACCTGCCGGGTCCACCCGTGCTGACGGCGCCCGCCGTGGATCGTCCTCGTCTGATCGCGACCGATCTGCTGGCCCGCTCCGGCCCCCACCGCATATTCCTCGTGTCCGGCGGCGACGGTCGTCCCGCCCGCGCCGAAGTCGCATCCATGCTCGGATTGTCGTCGCATCGCGACTTCTACCGGTTCGAGCTCCCGCGTGAAGGCGCGGCCGACCTCTCGTCGGCCGATTCGGTCGTTTATGCGGCCGAGTTGGACCGCGACGAGCTCACGACGCTCCGCAATCGACTCGCGTCCGCCTTCCCCGGTCGTCTTGACGAAGGCGAGGCGTCCACCTCGCTGATGACCGAGCTGGCCGATCTGGGCCGGACGACCACCCTGCGGGCCGAGCCCGCGGCCGAGGTCCATTTCCCCCAGACGAAGATGGCGCTCCGAACTCCCACGGACCCACAATCGACGGGGAGCGGAACGGTCGCCCCTGGCTCGGACCCGATCCGCCCCGAGGATGGCGTCGCCGCGAGCGATCCGGTCGGTCCCCCCGCCCTCCCCAGAATTCGCACCGAAGCCCCCTCCTCCGTCATCCTCATCTGGATTCTCGATCCATCCGGAGAGTGA
- a CDS encoding DUF4340 domain-containing protein codes for MRLWTDGGTASPIATLELGRTIQDERFVRAGADAAVEVVARKPLAAVDRPVGEWRETALVPASLFPIASVSIRRPGVDATVERGERGSWRLTAPVEFPADAARVERLLGLVGSLRVDPEAGGFVAQGIEDFAPFGLAPPAASIELKAVATGADPVVLDIGGSPPDHPDRVYVRKAGRDAVVAVDGKFLAEIPADLKALRSRRIAAINPAAVRRIEIDSPLGLFGIELDKIGWSLTAPAAARADRGQVETLLKRVEELQATEFFDPAAVPDSGVETPSVRLRIWQESPNLAGGAASTAGEPTFALDLGRHDLLRKVVFARTAGDTAILALPEAVLSALPSSSFAFRDLDLPAVSPTSVVRLTIVRPARTTVLEPGDPSGAPNRWRMIEPVRAEADAQAVTAALARLAGLRAGAFVADARGDLGRFGLTSPLLEVVWETRSSGETPGAGPQSLRIGAAVPDDPGKRYGTMSDFPAVFTIDAASLIPFTIEFHETRVLAFRPESVRRLVLRTETQTHAYSRRRQPQGVPADWSAEPGTSSRGVDLSKFNNLIEGLSELRAERFITYEGAFPPGLGLGSPRFTIEVDFGDETPPTRLRFGASLGGVYVCAATGDGESGPVFTLPAPVWEALLQSVEGGLPPIPADFFAPMPGG; via the coding sequence GTGAGGCTCTGGACCGACGGCGGGACGGCGTCGCCGATCGCGACCCTGGAGCTCGGCCGGACGATCCAGGACGAGCGGTTCGTCCGCGCGGGCGCGGACGCCGCCGTCGAGGTCGTGGCGAGGAAGCCTCTGGCGGCGGTGGACCGGCCGGTCGGCGAATGGCGGGAGACGGCGCTCGTGCCGGCCTCCCTGTTCCCGATCGCATCAGTTTCCATCCGCCGACCGGGAGTGGACGCGACGGTCGAGCGGGGCGAGCGAGGCTCCTGGCGGCTGACCGCGCCGGTCGAGTTCCCGGCCGACGCCGCCCGGGTCGAGCGGCTGCTCGGTCTCGTCGGCTCCCTGCGGGTCGACCCCGAGGCGGGGGGGTTCGTCGCCCAGGGGATCGAGGATTTCGCCCCTTTCGGCCTCGCCCCGCCGGCGGCGTCGATCGAGTTGAAGGCCGTTGCGACCGGTGCCGATCCCGTGGTCCTCGACATCGGCGGCTCTCCCCCGGATCACCCCGACCGGGTCTACGTCCGCAAGGCGGGGCGTGACGCCGTCGTCGCCGTCGACGGCAAATTCCTCGCCGAGATCCCAGCCGACCTGAAAGCCCTGCGGAGCCGCCGAATCGCCGCGATCAATCCGGCGGCCGTGCGTCGGATCGAGATCGACTCGCCCCTGGGCCTCTTCGGGATCGAACTCGACAAGATCGGCTGGTCCCTGACCGCCCCGGCCGCGGCCCGTGCGGATCGGGGACAGGTCGAGACGTTGCTGAAGCGGGTCGAGGAGTTGCAGGCGACCGAGTTTTTCGATCCCGCCGCCGTCCCCGATTCGGGCGTCGAAACGCCCTCGGTCCGGTTGCGGATCTGGCAGGAATCGCCGAACCTCGCCGGGGGCGCGGCCTCGACGGCGGGGGAGCCGACTTTCGCCCTGGACCTCGGCCGGCACGATCTCCTGCGAAAGGTCGTCTTTGCGAGAACGGCCGGCGACACGGCGATCCTCGCGCTCCCCGAGGCCGTCCTCTCCGCGCTCCCCTCGTCGTCGTTCGCCTTCCGCGACCTCGACCTGCCGGCGGTCTCGCCGACGAGCGTCGTGCGGCTCACGATCGTCCGTCCCGCCCGGACGACGGTCCTCGAACCGGGCGATCCGTCCGGGGCCCCCAATCGCTGGCGGATGATCGAGCCGGTCCGGGCCGAGGCCGACGCCCAGGCGGTCACGGCCGCCCTGGCCCGCCTCGCCGGCCTCCGCGCAGGGGCGTTCGTCGCGGACGCCCGGGGCGATCTCGGCCGGTTCGGCCTGACCTCTCCCTTGCTGGAAGTCGTCTGGGAGACCCGGTCGTCCGGCGAGACCCCAGGCGCAGGCCCTCAGAGTCTCCGCATCGGCGCGGCCGTCCCGGATGATCCGGGGAAGCGCTATGGGACGATGAGCGACTTCCCCGCCGTCTTCACGATCGACGCCGCGAGCCTGATCCCGTTCACGATCGAGTTCCACGAGACCCGCGTCCTCGCTTTCCGCCCCGAATCGGTTCGCCGCCTGGTTCTCCGCACCGAGACCCAGACGCATGCCTATTCGCGAAGGCGACAGCCCCAGGGGGTCCCCGCCGACTGGTCGGCGGAACCGGGAACGTCTTCGAGGGGGGTGGATCTCTCGAAGTTCAACAACCTGATCGAGGGCCTCTCCGAACTCCGCGCCGAGAGGTTCATCACGTACGAGGGGGCCTTCCCCCCCGGCCTCGGCCTGGGCTCGCCCCGGTTCACCATCGAGGTGGACTTCGGCGATGAGACGCCCCCGACGCGGCTCCGCTTCGGCGCCTCGCTCGGCGGGGTCTACGTCTGCGCCGCCACGGGCGACGGCGAATCCGGGCCCGTCTTCACGCTTCCGGCGCCGGTGTGGGAAGCCTTGCTTCAGAGCGTCGAAGGGGGCCTTCCCCCCATCCCCGCCGACTTCTTCGCCCCGATGCCGGGGGGATGA
- a CDS encoding RNA polymerase sigma factor, translating into MTRNLDDSSLVQACRAGDAEAYGVLVERCQGRLYPMVLRLVGSPEDAQDVLQDAFVRGFEKLDQYQGGSAFSTWMYRIAVNLAMSRLRKGRLRRALRLLAPGRGRPALDPADESPSSVPSYAVERAEREALIEAALAALEPDHRAVVVLKDFEGRRYEEIGELLDIPVGTVRSRLHRARQQLRRRLRPLVDDESPVESSLPDVEQALS; encoded by the coding sequence ATGACGCGGAATCTCGACGACTCCAGTCTTGTGCAAGCCTGTCGAGCCGGCGACGCCGAAGCCTACGGCGTGCTGGTCGAACGCTGCCAGGGCCGCCTCTATCCGATGGTGCTCCGCCTCGTCGGGTCGCCGGAGGACGCGCAGGACGTGCTCCAGGACGCCTTCGTCCGAGGTTTCGAGAAGCTTGACCAGTACCAGGGGGGGAGCGCCTTCTCTACGTGGATGTACCGGATCGCCGTCAACCTCGCGATGAGCCGACTGAGGAAAGGCCGCCTCCGCCGGGCCTTGAGGCTGCTGGCCCCAGGACGGGGCCGGCCGGCCCTGGACCCCGCCGACGAGTCCCCGTCGAGCGTCCCCTCGTACGCCGTCGAACGCGCCGAGCGGGAGGCCCTGATCGAGGCGGCGCTCGCCGCCCTGGAGCCCGACCACCGCGCGGTGGTGGTCCTCAAGGACTTCGAAGGCCGTCGCTACGAGGAGATCGGCGAGTTGCTGGACATCCCCGTAGGGACCGTGCGGAGCCGACTCCACCGGGCCCGCCAGCAGCTGCGGCGGCGGCTCCGCCCCCTGGTCGACGACGAGTCCCCGGTCGAATCCAGCCTCCCCGACGTCGAGCAGGCCCTCTCCTGA
- the def gene encoding peptide deformylase: MLHIVKFPHPALRYASRPVERIDDDLRAVVREMFTLMYEARGVGLAANQVALPFRFFILNVTADPEQKDQELVFINPEIVKRHSWDDDEEGCLSLPGLYSKVRRPKKIRVRAFNLAGEQIEVEGDELFGRAIQHETDHLDGKLFIDYLGPLARHGVKGKLREFESEFRQAQKEGRYASDEEIVKGLDAAPAPSPGEPAAPAPTDA; encoded by the coding sequence GTGCTGCATATCGTGAAGTTCCCGCATCCCGCCCTCCGATACGCGTCCCGCCCCGTCGAGCGGATCGACGACGACCTGCGCGCCGTCGTCCGCGAGATGTTCACGCTGATGTACGAGGCTCGGGGCGTCGGCCTGGCTGCGAATCAGGTCGCGCTCCCCTTCCGCTTCTTCATCCTGAACGTCACCGCCGACCCCGAGCAGAAAGACCAGGAGTTGGTCTTCATCAATCCCGAGATCGTCAAGCGGCACTCGTGGGACGACGACGAAGAGGGCTGCCTGAGCCTCCCCGGCCTCTATTCCAAGGTTCGCCGACCCAAGAAGATCCGGGTCCGCGCGTTCAACCTCGCCGGTGAGCAGATCGAGGTCGAGGGGGACGAGCTGTTCGGCCGCGCTATCCAGCATGAGACCGACCACCTCGACGGCAAGCTGTTCATCGACTACCTCGGCCCTCTCGCCCGTCACGGCGTCAAAGGCAAGCTCCGCGAGTTCGAGTCGGAGTTCCGGCAAGCCCAGAAGGAAGGGCGTTACGCCTCGGACGAGGAGATCGTCAAGGGGCTCGACGCCGCGCCGGCCCCCTCCCCCGGCGAGCCGGCGGCGCCGGCTCCGACCGACGCCTGA
- a CDS encoding ABC transporter permease — translation MRHVPTLLARELGAYFLGPTAFLVLLGFQVVAFLNFWELVESLARPQIEFSSLRDPMSAYISGSTPFWFAILVAVPLLTMRLLAEENRSGTIETLVTLPITEGEIVVSKWLAGVVMYLVLLVPFALYLPFLYYQGKYEFDVGPLLSLGVGLTTMGMMFVAIGLLFSSLTRNQVVAAVWTFVTLFVLVVMTLLLVDFLSARRMSGWANAARHVAVLHQIHGFALGRFDVRTIALHLSACIFLLYATTMLLAARRGR, via the coding sequence ATGCGCCACGTCCCCACCCTCCTGGCCCGCGAGCTGGGCGCCTACTTCCTGGGCCCGACCGCCTTCCTGGTGCTCCTGGGCTTCCAGGTGGTCGCCTTCCTGAACTTCTGGGAGCTGGTCGAATCCCTGGCCCGCCCCCAGATCGAGTTCTCCAGCCTGCGCGACCCGATGAGCGCCTACATCTCGGGGAGCACGCCGTTCTGGTTCGCGATCCTCGTCGCCGTGCCGCTCCTGACGATGCGGCTGCTGGCCGAGGAGAACCGCTCGGGGACGATCGAGACCCTGGTGACCCTGCCGATCACCGAGGGGGAGATCGTGGTCTCCAAGTGGCTGGCCGGCGTGGTCATGTATCTGGTGCTCCTCGTCCCCTTCGCCCTGTACCTGCCGTTCCTTTATTACCAGGGGAAGTACGAGTTCGACGTGGGCCCGCTCTTGAGCCTGGGCGTGGGCCTGACGACGATGGGGATGATGTTCGTGGCGATCGGCCTGCTGTTCAGCTCCCTGACGCGCAATCAGGTGGTGGCCGCCGTCTGGACGTTCGTGACGCTCTTCGTGCTGGTGGTGATGACGCTCCTGCTGGTCGATTTCCTGTCGGCCAGGCGGATGTCGGGCTGGGCGAACGCGGCGCGACACGTCGCGGTCCTGCACCAGATCCACGGCTTCGCGCTGGGGCGATTCGACGTCAGGACGATCGCGCTGCACCTCTCCGCCTGCATCTTCCTGCTGTATGCGACGACGATGCTCCTCGCCGCCCGGCGAGGACGCTGA
- a CDS encoding ATP-binding cassette domain-containing protein, with product MIEVQGLSRSYGPVRALDRISFELGRGEVAGLLGPNGAGKTTTMRILTTYLAPSGGRAVLCGRDVLDEPLEVRRKVGYLPENVPLYGEMRVRELLNFRAKLKDVPRSGRRRAVGEAIARCRLAEVEDRPIGKLSRGSASGSAWPTRSSTTRRS from the coding sequence ATGATCGAGGTGCAAGGGCTTTCGAGGAGTTACGGGCCGGTTCGGGCCCTGGATCGGATCTCCTTCGAATTGGGTCGCGGCGAAGTCGCCGGCCTGCTCGGCCCCAACGGGGCGGGCAAGACCACGACCATGCGCATCCTGACGACCTACCTCGCCCCCAGCGGCGGCCGGGCCGTCCTCTGTGGTCGCGACGTGCTCGACGAGCCCCTGGAAGTCCGTCGCAAGGTGGGCTACCTCCCGGAGAACGTCCCGTTGTACGGCGAGATGCGGGTGCGCGAGTTGTTGAACTTCCGCGCCAAGCTCAAGGACGTCCCCCGTTCCGGGCGTCGGCGGGCGGTCGGCGAGGCGATCGCCCGGTGCCGGCTGGCCGAGGTCGAGGACCGGCCGATCGGCAAGCTCTCGCGGGGTTCCGCCAGCGGGTCGGCCTGGCCGACGCGATCGTCCACGACCCGCCGATCCTGA
- a CDS encoding polyprenol monophosphomannose synthase: protein MSNPQAAPGQSAPRVVVSLATYNEAENVAPLIEAIRDFAPDAAVLVIDDNSPDGTGKIADEVSARLKDVDVIHRSGKLGLGTATLEAISYAIQNNYDYLLNMDADFSHPPRFIPAILAGMKDHDVMIGSRYVPGGGVEGGFNLKRKFMSSGINLYARTFLGLRTRDNSGAFRCYRVSKLAQIDYAKVKSRGYSFQEEILFWCKQVGCRFGETPILFENRRAGISKINSREAVTALWIIFRLGVGRLLGRV from the coding sequence GTGTCCAATCCACAAGCGGCTCCGGGACAGAGCGCCCCTCGGGTCGTCGTCTCACTGGCGACCTACAACGAGGCCGAGAACGTCGCGCCGCTCATCGAAGCGATCCGCGACTTCGCGCCCGACGCCGCCGTCCTGGTCATCGACGACAATTCCCCCGACGGCACCGGCAAGATCGCCGACGAGGTCTCGGCTCGCCTCAAGGACGTCGACGTCATCCATCGCAGCGGAAAACTGGGCCTGGGAACCGCCACCCTAGAAGCCATTTCCTACGCGATTCAGAACAATTACGACTATCTTTTAAACATGGACGCCGATTTTAGCCATCCGCCCCGATTCATCCCGGCGATCCTCGCAGGGATGAAAGATCATGACGTCATGATTGGTTCCAGGTACGTTCCGGGCGGCGGCGTCGAGGGTGGCTTCAACCTCAAGCGAAAGTTCATGAGCAGCGGGATCAACTTGTATGCACGCACTTTCCTGGGCTTGAGGACGCGTGACAACAGTGGTGCCTTCCGCTGCTATCGGGTCTCGAAGCTGGCCCAGATCGACTATGCGAAGGTCAAGTCGCGGGGATACTCGTTCCAGGAGGAGATCCTCTTCTGGTGCAAGCAGGTCGGCTGCCGATTCGGCGAGACGCCGATCCTGTTCGAGAACCGGCGGGCGGGGATCTCGAAAATCAACTCGCGCGAGGCCGTCACCGCGCTCTGGATCATCTTCCGCCTGGGGGTGGGTCGGCTCCTCGGCCGCGTCTGA
- a CDS encoding Gldg family protein: protein MPSNLSMILGRAEVWVGLAALGGFLVLFWTLRGAPPGLSAGKDDEEGAPAAAYRDRVIAGVATGLLLILLGAALAAFKGVLWSLPVFALGFGLVTTLIVVNERYRHVSPALRRTVAISRAVLNTALVAGILIVANVTAFRYGGREIDLTRERAYSLSTLSRNQAETLERPVTFHLVHGRSALARRQFDRVWQLLELYRAARPDLVRVERLDRYAELSRADDLARRAPELAVMQGGGVLIEYGEGDAARFVGISNQEMFERPPTDPRNPGAGRYESAFKGEDAVTSALIRLREGKTAKVAFTVGHGESGSGRLPTDGSGIDAWKARLASNGCEIVEINLLEAPIPEEVELVILAGPKEPFKPQEIARLQAYADRRKPVLACLGNAAPSGLDDFLKSFNLELGQGELVDPRLNLNGQLSFVFCLVEPGLSHPVVRGLGTDRAVLVVNAAPIHFVGTKGAANADPAAVNPRMIPTPILRSGPGSWAEKTAASPPTLDKEDEPGPIVVAAAVSERPTDPAASGPSEPKPRLVLVSSMGAGDDAVQALEPTNLDLLMNAASWLRGREDSVGVPPRSTRR, encoded by the coding sequence ATGCCGTCCAACCTTTCGATGATTCTGGGCCGCGCCGAGGTCTGGGTCGGCCTCGCCGCGTTGGGGGGCTTCCTCGTACTCTTCTGGACCCTGCGCGGGGCCCCTCCCGGCCTCTCGGCGGGGAAGGACGACGAGGAAGGGGCGCCGGCGGCGGCCTACCGCGATCGGGTGATCGCCGGCGTGGCGACCGGCCTGCTCCTGATCCTGCTGGGCGCGGCGCTGGCGGCCTTCAAGGGGGTCCTTTGGTCGCTCCCCGTCTTCGCCCTGGGCTTCGGCCTGGTGACGACCCTGATCGTGGTCAACGAGCGCTACCGGCACGTCAGCCCGGCGCTGCGGCGGACGGTCGCGATCTCGCGGGCGGTCCTCAACACGGCGCTGGTGGCCGGCATCCTGATCGTGGCGAACGTCACGGCGTTCCGCTACGGCGGCCGCGAGATCGACCTGACGCGGGAACGCGCCTACTCGCTGTCCACCCTCAGCCGCAACCAGGCCGAGACGCTGGAGCGGCCGGTGACGTTCCACCTCGTCCACGGCCGGAGCGCCCTGGCGCGTCGGCAGTTCGACCGGGTCTGGCAACTCCTGGAGTTGTACCGCGCGGCCCGTCCCGACCTCGTCCGGGTCGAGCGGCTCGACCGCTACGCCGAACTCTCGCGAGCCGACGACCTGGCCCGACGCGCCCCCGAGCTGGCGGTCATGCAAGGGGGCGGCGTCCTGATCGAGTACGGCGAGGGAGACGCCGCACGATTCGTCGGGATCAGCAATCAAGAGATGTTCGAACGCCCCCCGACCGACCCCCGAAACCCCGGCGCGGGCCGGTACGAGTCGGCCTTCAAGGGGGAAGACGCCGTGACCTCGGCGCTCATCAGGCTCCGCGAAGGGAAGACGGCGAAGGTCGCGTTCACCGTCGGCCACGGCGAATCCGGCTCCGGCCGACTCCCGACCGACGGTTCCGGGATCGACGCCTGGAAGGCGAGACTCGCCTCGAACGGATGCGAGATCGTCGAGATCAACCTTTTGGAGGCGCCCATCCCCGAGGAAGTCGAGCTGGTGATCCTCGCCGGCCCGAAGGAGCCGTTCAAGCCCCAGGAGATCGCCCGCCTGCAAGCCTACGCGGACCGGCGCAAGCCCGTCCTCGCCTGCCTTGGAAACGCAGCCCCCTCGGGGCTCGACGACTTCCTCAAGTCGTTCAACCTGGAGCTGGGCCAGGGGGAGTTGGTCGACCCCCGGCTGAACCTGAACGGGCAGCTCTCGTTCGTCTTCTGCCTGGTCGAGCCGGGGCTGAGCCATCCGGTAGTCAGGGGCCTGGGCACCGACCGCGCGGTGCTGGTCGTCAACGCCGCGCCGATCCATTTCGTGGGGACGAAGGGGGCCGCGAACGCGGACCCGGCGGCGGTGAACCCGCGCATGATCCCCACGCCGATCCTGCGCAGCGGCCCCGGATCCTGGGCCGAGAAGACGGCCGCCTCGCCGCCGACGCTCGACAAGGAGGACGAGCCCGGCCCGATCGTCGTCGCCGCCGCCGTCTCCGAGCGGCCGACCGACCCGGCGGCCTCGGGCCCGTCCGAGCCCAAACCGCGCCTGGTGCTCGTCTCCAGCATGGGGGCGGGGGACGACGCCGTCCAGGCCCTGGAACCGACCAATCTCGACCTGTTGATGAACGCCGCGAGCTGGCTGCGCGGCCGGGAGGATTCGGTGGGCGTCCCCCCAAGATCCACGCGGCGCTGA